The following DNA comes from Phytohabitans rumicis.
AACCAGGTGGCGCTCGCGGGCGGCGCTGATGTGGGCGCGCATCGCGGCCTCCGCGCGGTCCGGGTCGCCGGCGGCGATCGCGTCGACGACGCGGTGGTGCTCCTGGGCGCTGATCCCGTAGTGGGTCGCGGGGAAGTTCAGCCGGAACAGGTGCAGGTGCGAGCGCAGCCGGACCACCGCCTCGTGGAGCATGCGGTTGCCGGACAGCTCGGCCAGCAGATGGTGGAAGCGCGCGTCCTGCGCGGTGAAGGCAGCGATCCTCGGCTGCTGGTCCGGCAGATCCGCCTCGGCGCGGAGCCGGTCCACATCGGCGCCGGCGGTGGCGACCCGGCGGGCGGCGGCCGGTTCGAGGATGAGGCGCATCTCGACGAGCTCTTCGAACTCGGCAAGGGTGAGCAGGGGAGCGGCGGTGTAGCCGGCCAGCGGGCGCTTGCGGACCAGCCCGTCGGCCTCCAGCCGGGCCAGTGCCTCCCGCACCGGGGTCGGCGAGACCTCCATCTGGCGGGCCAGGGCATCGATGTTGATCCGTTCGCCGGGCGCCACGGCATGGTCCATGATCAGGCCCTGTACCGAGACGTACACGTCCTCGGTGAGGGTCAGCCGGCGCGCCGGACGGATCGTCGTCACGATCATGGATCCTATATGATCAGAACGCTCTAGATCAACGGCTCGCGTTCTGGTTGGATCTGTAGCGTGACCGAACTCCTCTACGTCGGGTGCTACACGGCGGAGACGGGCGGCCAGGGCACCGGCATCACGGCGGTACGTCGGGACCGGGGCACCGGCGCGCTGGAGTCGCTCGGCGTGGTGGCGCAGGCGCCGTCACCGTCGTTCCTGGTGTGGCACCCCACGCTTCCGGTGCTGTATTCGGTCAACGAGCTCGAAGAGGGCGCGGTCAGCGGGTGGGCGGTGGCCGGCGCGACGTCGCTGCGGCCGCTCGGCACGGCCTCCACCGGCGGTATGCACCCCTGCCACCTGGCCGTGGCGCCCGGTGGCCGCTACCTGATCAGCGCCAACTACACGAGCGGCAGCGTCGCCGTACACCGGCTGGCTGACGACGGCGCGCTGGGTGAGCGGACCGACCTGCTGGTGCACGACGGCGCCGGCCCGGACCCGGAAAGGCAGGAGCGGGCGCACGCGCACATGATCTCGCCCAACCCGGGCGGCGGCGCGGTGCTGGTCGTCGACCTGGGCACGGACGCCGTGTACCGGTACGAGTTGGAGGCCGCGACGGGCCGCCTGGTGCCGCTCGCGCCGCGCGTGCACACGCACCCGGGCAAGGGACCCCGGCACCTCGCCCGGCACCCGGATGGCCGGCGCGCCTACCTGGTCGG
Coding sequences within:
- a CDS encoding GntR family transcriptional regulator, producing the protein MTTIRPARRLTLTEDVYVSVQGLIMDHAVAPGERINIDALARQMEVSPTPVREALARLEADGLVRKRPLAGYTAAPLLTLAEFEELVEMRLILEPAAARRVATAGADVDRLRAEADLPDQQPRIAAFTAQDARFHHLLAELSGNRMLHEAVVRLRSHLHLFRLNFPATHYGISAQEHHRVVDAIAAGDPDRAEAAMRAHISAARERHLVHLEGQPS
- a CDS encoding lactonase family protein, which codes for MCSVTELLYVGCYTAETGGQGTGITAVRRDRGTGALESLGVVAQAPSPSFLVWHPTLPVLYSVNELEEGAVSGWAVAGATSLRPLGTASTGGMHPCHLAVAPGGRYLISANYTSGSVAVHRLADDGALGERTDLLVHDGAGPDPERQERAHAHMISPNPGGGAVLVVDLGTDAVYRYELEAATGRLVPLAPRVHTHPGKGPRHLARHPDGRRAYLVGELDRSVTAYELDGVPGILHDRGRVPASERAGAFPSEIAVSADGRFLYVANRGPDTITAFAVDELLPRRVAEVATGGQWPRHFALIEEHLYVANERSHAVVGFRLDPDTGVPQEPGTALELSSPTCVLPAKSL